In one window of Skermanella rosea DNA:
- the grxC gene encoding glutaredoxin 3: protein MAEVVIYTSPWCPYCTRAKKLLAEKGVQFEEIDVMMQPRKRVEMTQLAEGRTSVPQIFIDSKPIGGCDDLYALDRAGKLDPMLGRA from the coding sequence ATGGCCGAAGTCGTCATTTATACCAGTCCCTGGTGCCCGTACTGCACGCGGGCCAAGAAGCTGCTGGCCGAGAAGGGCGTCCAGTTCGAGGAGATCGACGTGATGATGCAGCCGCGCAAGCGGGTGGAGATGACGCAACTGGCCGAAGGACGGACCTCGGTTCCGCAGATCTTCATCGACTCGAAGCCGATCGGGGGCTGCGACGACCTCTACGCGCTCGACCGGGCCGGCAAGCTCGACCCCATGCTGGGCCGCGCCTGA
- a CDS encoding DUF2336 domain-containing protein — MPSREQNPPADGPLDYETSKRMAQSEDTAVRARVAGREDVRPELLYYLAIDPAVEVRREVAANPSAPAQASAVLARDNDESVRRLLADKLSRLLPDLSREAQGQLFQLTVRTLEQLARDQAVGVRQALASSLKDVACAPPDLCTHLARDVEREVAEPILHYCATLTDKDLLSIIANQPKSWVLSAIAQRDGVSGPVAAALYETGDVEASTALLDNHGALIPESTLSGMVEQSAARPSWQEPLARRPRLPGRLAVRLAEFVDQHVLTILRQRRDLDAETAAEVVSVARRRIDYLDQRSEGESPEHRARRLFMVGQLDESAISDALSWNDMVFVKLGLALMAGIAPSLVEEIIAAQSPKGVTALAWRAGLSMRCAMQLQSRAANIPPRMLLNARNGVDYPLTPVEMTWQLEFYGVRL, encoded by the coding sequence GTGCCCAGCAGAGAGCAGAACCCGCCGGCCGACGGCCCGCTCGATTACGAGACCTCGAAGCGCATGGCCCAAAGCGAGGACACCGCCGTCCGCGCGCGGGTGGCCGGGCGCGAGGATGTCAGGCCGGAACTGCTCTACTATCTCGCGATCGATCCCGCGGTGGAGGTGCGCCGCGAAGTGGCGGCCAACCCCTCGGCGCCGGCTCAGGCCAGCGCGGTTCTGGCGCGCGACAACGACGAGAGCGTGCGCCGCCTGCTGGCGGACAAGCTGAGCCGCCTGCTGCCCGACCTCTCGCGCGAGGCGCAGGGCCAGCTCTTTCAGCTCACGGTAAGGACGCTGGAGCAGCTGGCGCGCGACCAGGCGGTCGGCGTCCGGCAGGCGCTGGCGTCCAGCCTGAAGGACGTCGCCTGCGCGCCGCCCGACCTTTGCACGCATCTGGCGCGCGACGTCGAGCGGGAGGTCGCCGAGCCGATCCTGCACTACTGCGCCACGCTGACCGACAAGGACCTGCTGAGCATCATCGCCAACCAGCCGAAATCCTGGGTGCTCAGCGCGATCGCCCAGCGCGACGGCGTCTCCGGCCCGGTCGCGGCGGCCTTGTACGAGACGGGCGACGTCGAGGCATCGACCGCGTTGCTCGACAACCACGGCGCCCTGATCCCGGAGAGTACCCTGTCCGGCATGGTCGAGCAGTCGGCCGCCCGCCCGTCCTGGCAGGAACCGCTGGCCAGGCGGCCCAGGCTGCCCGGCCGCTTGGCGGTCCGGCTCGCCGAGTTCGTCGACCAGCACGTGCTGACCATCCTGCGCCAGCGCCGCGACCTGGACGCCGAGACCGCGGCCGAGGTGGTCAGCGTCGCCCGGCGCCGGATCGACTACCTGGACCAGAGGTCCGAGGGCGAGTCGCCCGAGCACCGCGCCCGCCGGCTGTTCATGGTCGGACAGCTCGACGAGAGCGCCATCAGCGACGCGCTGTCGTGGAACGACATGGTGTTCGTCAAGCTGGGCCTGGCGCTGATGGCCGGCATCGCGCCGTCCCTGGTGGAGGAGATCATCGCCGCGCAGAGCCCCAAGGGGGTCACGGCGCTGGCCTGGCGGGCGGGCCTGAGCATGCGGTGCGCCATGCAGCTCCAGTCGCGCGCCGCCAACATCCCGCCGCGCATGCTGCTGAATGCCCGCAACGGCGTGGATTATCCGCTGACCCCGGTCGAGATGACCTGGCAATTGGAGTTCTACGGGGTCAGGCTTTAG
- a CDS encoding two-component system sensor histidine kinase NtrB, producing METFFRALGEPGDFLPHGLCLTWRPELIWTHLLSDILIGLAYCSIPIGLIYFVWRREDLAYKWIFLMFCGFILACGITHFFGAWTLWNPDYVAQGAVKAFTAAISVVTAVMLWPLIPHALALPSPAQLRDANFRLEQQIRERQRAEAEVRLVNGALERRVADRTAELEAANAALQRANETLEIRVAERTAELSEANRRLRASELHYSSIFHHLAEGLFVVRVDGPGEFRFEALNPSHERQTGLVSTEVAGRTPHEIFPPAVADHLVERYRACCEARQPIQYEETLDLRDGTRIWQTNLAPVLDAEGRPTKLLGTSRDMTEYRTLQEELAQTSKLATLGTLAAGIAHEMSQPLNIIRITADDNRLLMEEEGVEADAAYLRQGMELISTQAARMGEIVDQMRSFSRRDGPEVVPFDPVQPVRRAVGLLERHFATEGMALALDAPPAAPAVAGRPGRLEQVVINLLSNAHDAIAARRTADPAFEGGRIEVGLSEEQGPHQIRITISDDGTGLPPGMADRIFDPFVTTKEATKGVGLGLSICASLIGAMGGRISAENLDQGARFTILLPVRSRPSHENPNA from the coding sequence ATGGAAACCTTCTTTCGCGCCCTCGGCGAGCCCGGCGACTTCCTGCCCCACGGCCTTTGCTTGACCTGGCGACCGGAGCTGATCTGGACGCACCTGCTGTCCGACATTCTGATCGGCCTCGCCTACTGCTCCATCCCGATCGGCCTGATCTATTTCGTATGGCGGCGCGAGGACCTCGCCTACAAGTGGATTTTCCTGATGTTCTGCGGCTTCATCCTGGCCTGCGGGATAACCCACTTCTTCGGCGCCTGGACGTTGTGGAACCCGGACTACGTAGCGCAGGGCGCGGTCAAGGCCTTCACCGCCGCGATCTCGGTCGTGACCGCGGTCATGCTCTGGCCCCTGATCCCCCACGCGCTCGCCCTGCCCAGCCCGGCCCAGCTCCGCGACGCCAATTTCAGGCTCGAACAGCAGATCCGGGAGCGGCAGCGCGCGGAGGCGGAGGTCCGCCTCGTGAACGGGGCGCTGGAGCGCCGGGTCGCCGATCGCACCGCCGAGCTGGAGGCGGCCAACGCGGCGCTTCAGCGGGCCAACGAGACGCTGGAGATCCGGGTCGCCGAACGCACCGCCGAGCTGTCGGAGGCCAACCGCCGGCTGCGCGCCAGCGAACTGCACTATTCCAGCATCTTCCACCATCTGGCCGAGGGCCTGTTCGTCGTCCGCGTGGATGGCCCGGGCGAGTTCCGGTTCGAAGCGCTCAACCCCAGCCACGAGCGCCAGACCGGCCTGGTCTCGACCGAGGTGGCCGGCCGGACGCCGCACGAGATTTTCCCGCCTGCCGTGGCCGACCATCTGGTCGAGCGCTACCGCGCCTGCTGCGAGGCAAGGCAGCCGATCCAGTACGAGGAGACGCTGGATCTCCGGGACGGCACGCGCATCTGGCAGACCAACCTGGCTCCCGTGCTCGACGCCGAAGGCCGTCCGACGAAGCTGCTCGGCACGTCGCGCGACATGACCGAGTACCGCACGCTCCAGGAGGAGCTGGCCCAGACCTCCAAGCTGGCCACGCTGGGCACCCTGGCCGCCGGCATCGCGCACGAGATGAGCCAGCCGCTGAACATCATCAGGATCACCGCCGACGACAACCGGCTCCTGATGGAGGAGGAGGGCGTGGAGGCCGACGCGGCCTATCTCCGCCAAGGGATGGAGCTGATCTCGACCCAGGCGGCCCGCATGGGCGAGATCGTCGACCAGATGCGCTCCTTCAGCCGGCGCGACGGCCCGGAGGTCGTGCCGTTCGACCCGGTCCAGCCGGTCCGGCGCGCCGTCGGCCTGCTCGAACGCCATTTCGCGACCGAGGGCATGGCCCTGGCCCTGGACGCGCCGCCGGCCGCGCCCGCCGTGGCCGGCCGGCCCGGCCGCCTGGAGCAGGTCGTGATCAACCTGCTGAGCAACGCCCACGACGCCATCGCCGCCCGCCGGACCGCCGACCCTGCCTTCGAGGGCGGGCGCATCGAGGTCGGCCTGTCCGAGGAGCAAGGCCCGCACCAGATCCGCATCACGATCAGCGACGACGGAACCGGCCTTCCGCCGGGAATGGCGGACCGGATCTTCGACCCGTTCGTCACCACCAAGGAGGCGACCAAGGGGGTCGGCCTCGGCCTGTCGATCTGTGCCAGCCTGATCGGCGCGATGGGCGGGCGGATATCCGCCGAAAACCTGGACCAGGGAGCCCGCTTCACGATATTGCTGCCGGTCCGCAGCAGACCATCACATGAGAACCCGAATGCCTGA
- the ccoS gene encoding cbb3-type cytochrome oxidase assembly protein CcoS, whose product MGLGLLGLLGFLWCLRSGQFDDLDGAANRILFDDDERVTPQPRNDQK is encoded by the coding sequence GTGGGCCTGGGACTCCTGGGCCTTCTGGGCTTCCTGTGGTGCCTGAGGTCCGGCCAGTTTGACGACCTCGACGGAGCCGCCAACCGCATCCTGTTCGACGATGACGAGCGTGTAACACCGCAGCCGCGAAACGACCAAAAATAA
- a CDS encoding DUF1178 family protein translates to MILFDLKCQAGHVFEAWFRNSGAYEAQASAQEISCPICGDVRIGKAPMAPRIAKSRDAAEGTDEAARRKAEILRELKDLRRKVEENCDYVGDRFAEEARRIHYGEVESRGIYGEATEAESSELKEEGITVERIPWVPTTNS, encoded by the coding sequence ATGATCCTCTTCGATCTCAAGTGCCAGGCCGGCCACGTCTTCGAAGCCTGGTTCAGGAACAGCGGCGCCTACGAGGCCCAGGCGTCCGCGCAGGAGATCTCATGCCCGATCTGCGGGGACGTCAGGATCGGCAAGGCGCCCATGGCCCCGCGCATCGCGAAGTCGCGCGACGCCGCCGAGGGTACCGACGAGGCGGCCCGGCGCAAGGCCGAGATCCTGCGCGAACTGAAGGACCTGCGCCGCAAGGTCGAGGAGAACTGCGACTATGTCGGCGACCGCTTCGCCGAGGAGGCCCGGCGCATCCATTACGGCGAGGTCGAAAGCCGCGGCATCTACGGGGAGGCGACCGAAGCCGAGTCGTCGGAGCTGAAGGAGGAAGGCATCACCGTCGAGCGCATCCCCTGGGTTCCGACGACCAACTCCTGA
- a CDS encoding Crp/Fnr family transcriptional regulator encodes MPPFDMGRVRDKGAAAETTPCGACPVRTLTVCAALEADEVRRLADIVQMQRMEGNQTIFAEGDQADALFNVTSGTVKLYKLLPDGRRQITGFLVTGDFLGLAMNESYAYSAETVTPTSLCRFPRRKMEALLDEFPKMQRRLFSMASNELAAAQDQMLLLGRKTAREKICSFLLMLSQRQSRRGHKENPVYVPMSRADIADYLGLTTETVSRTFTQLKTSQAISLQEGNRIQIADMDGIYDMAEGV; translated from the coding sequence ATGCCTCCATTCGACATGGGCAGGGTGCGCGACAAGGGTGCTGCCGCGGAGACGACGCCCTGCGGCGCGTGTCCGGTTCGGACGCTGACGGTCTGTGCGGCGTTGGAGGCGGACGAGGTGCGTCGGCTCGCCGATATCGTCCAGATGCAGCGCATGGAGGGCAACCAGACGATCTTCGCCGAAGGCGATCAGGCGGACGCCCTGTTCAACGTGACCTCCGGCACGGTCAAGCTCTACAAGCTGCTGCCCGACGGACGCCGCCAGATCACGGGGTTCCTGGTCACCGGCGACTTCCTCGGGCTCGCCATGAACGAGAGCTACGCCTATTCGGCGGAAACGGTGACGCCCACGTCGCTCTGCAGGTTCCCGCGCCGCAAGATGGAGGCGCTGCTGGACGAGTTCCCCAAGATGCAGCGGCGCCTGTTCTCCATGGCGTCCAACGAGCTGGCGGCGGCGCAGGACCAGATGCTGCTGCTCGGCCGCAAGACCGCGCGGGAGAAGATCTGTTCGTTCCTGCTGATGCTGTCGCAGCGCCAGTCGCGCCGGGGCCACAAGGAGAACCCGGTCTACGTCCCGATGAGCCGGGCCGACATCGCCGACTATCTCGGCCTCACGACCGAGACCGTCAGCCGGACCTTCACCCAGCTCAAGACCTCCCAGGCGATCTCGCTCCAGGAGGGCAACCGGATCCAGATCGCCGACATGGACGGCATCTACGACATGGCCGAAGGCGTCTGA
- a CDS encoding DUF2336 domain-containing protein, which yields MAHLADLFEMARDRSQTGRRALADKVGDFYFAGHSLSDRERDLVVDILRQVLRDAEMDVRRSLAERLAPHAEAPRDLIVTLANDQIEIARPILLRSEVLEDEDLIAIVRAHAEAHQLAVAGRPRISTALSDVLIETGNTRVAETLLGNRGASLSGQAMIRLTNVARRVPPLRSPLLGRPELTPELATKIYWLVSQELRRTILDRFAIPRAQLDAALQATLQDLIDGTRGRTSLTADQLETVERMAEAGAITPQVLIQTLRLGQIDLFKALFGRIAGLGPEAMHQLIAETGGEAMTLACRALRIDKGFFASIFLLSRAARPGEQIVDPRELSRVLALYDRLTPESALPILQGWRQNPAAINLVPLRRRERPDA from the coding sequence ATGGCGCATCTGGCCGATCTGTTCGAGATGGCGCGGGACAGGAGCCAGACCGGACGGCGGGCTCTGGCCGACAAGGTCGGCGATTTCTATTTCGCGGGGCACAGCCTGTCCGACCGCGAGCGCGACCTGGTGGTCGACATCCTCCGCCAAGTGCTGCGCGACGCCGAGATGGACGTCCGGCGGTCGCTCGCCGAACGGCTGGCGCCCCACGCCGAAGCGCCCCGGGACCTGATCGTGACCCTGGCGAACGACCAGATCGAGATCGCTCGGCCGATCCTGCTGCGCAGCGAAGTGCTCGAGGACGAGGACCTGATCGCGATCGTCCGCGCCCACGCCGAAGCCCACCAGCTGGCGGTCGCCGGCCGGCCCAGGATCAGCACGGCGCTCAGCGACGTCCTCATCGAAACCGGCAACACGCGCGTCGCCGAGACGCTGCTGGGCAACCGGGGCGCCAGCCTGTCCGGACAGGCCATGATCCGCCTGACCAACGTCGCGCGCCGGGTGCCGCCCCTGCGGTCCCCCCTGCTCGGGCGGCCCGAACTGACGCCGGAACTGGCGACGAAGATCTACTGGCTCGTCTCGCAGGAGCTTCGGCGGACCATCCTGGACCGCTTCGCCATCCCGAGGGCGCAGCTCGACGCGGCGCTCCAGGCCACGCTCCAGGATCTGATCGACGGGACGCGCGGGCGGACCAGCCTGACCGCCGACCAGCTGGAAACGGTCGAGCGGATGGCCGAGGCAGGCGCCATCACGCCGCAGGTGCTGATCCAGACCCTGCGGCTCGGCCAGATCGACCTGTTCAAGGCGCTGTTCGGCCGGATCGCCGGCCTGGGTCCGGAAGCCATGCACCAGCTGATCGCCGAGACCGGCGGCGAAGCCATGACGCTGGCCTGCCGGGCGCTGAGGATCGACAAGGGCTTCTTCGCCTCGATCTTCCTGCTGAGCCGGGCGGCCCGGCCGGGCGAGCAGATCGTCGATCCGCGCGAATTGTCACGGGTGCTGGCGCTCTACGACCGCCTGACTCCGGAATCGGCCCTGCCGATCCTCCAGGGCTGGCGTCAGAATCCCGCCGCCATCAACCTGGTCCCGCTGCGCCGCCGCGAACGCCCGGATGCCTGA
- a CDS encoding methyltransferase domain-containing protein has protein sequence MDDSDIMNVFDRAAVRRHRDRAAAGFAGYNFLFEEIAERLADRLEDVVRDFPTALDLGCHTGEVGRALRGRKGIERLVQCDLSPAMAAAAGGLCVAGDEELLPFADGSFDLAVSNLSLHWVNDLPGALLQLRRALKPDGMFIGAMLGGDTLFELRRCLMEAELDLTGGVSARISPFAEVRDAGGLLQRAGFSLPVVDSDTLTVTYDSAFKLMADLRGMGETNAGLNRRRRPTPRALLIDAARRYAELFSEPDGRVTATFQVLYLAGWSPHESQQKPMQPGTAQARLADALRTEERPAGDKAEP, from the coding sequence ATGGACGACAGCGACATCATGAACGTGTTCGACCGCGCCGCGGTCCGCCGCCACCGGGACCGGGCCGCGGCCGGTTTCGCCGGTTACAATTTCCTGTTCGAGGAGATCGCGGAGCGGCTGGCCGACCGGCTGGAGGACGTCGTCCGCGACTTCCCCACGGCGCTCGACCTGGGCTGCCACACCGGCGAGGTCGGCCGCGCGCTGCGCGGGCGGAAGGGGATCGAGCGGCTGGTCCAGTGCGACCTGTCGCCCGCCATGGCCGCCGCCGCCGGGGGCCTGTGCGTGGCCGGCGACGAGGAACTGCTGCCGTTCGCCGACGGCAGCTTCGACCTCGCGGTCAGCAACCTCAGCCTCCACTGGGTCAACGACCTGCCGGGGGCGCTGCTCCAGCTCCGCCGCGCGCTGAAGCCGGACGGCATGTTCATCGGCGCCATGCTGGGCGGCGACACCCTGTTCGAGCTGCGGCGCTGCCTGATGGAGGCGGAACTGGACTTGACCGGCGGGGTCAGCGCCCGCATCTCCCCCTTCGCGGAAGTCCGGGACGCCGGCGGCCTGCTCCAGCGCGCCGGCTTCAGCCTGCCGGTGGTGGACAGCGACACGCTGACCGTGACCTACGACAGCGCCTTCAAGCTGATGGCCGACCTGCGCGGCATGGGCGAGACGAACGCCGGGCTCAACCGCCGCCGGCGGCCGACTCCGCGGGCCCTGCTGATCGACGCCGCGCGGCGCTATGCCGAGCTGTTCTCCGAACCCGATGGGCGGGTGACCGCGACCTTCCAGGTGCTCTATCTTGCCGGCTGGTCGCCGCACGAGAGCCAGCAGAAACCGATGCAGCCGGGCACCGCCCAGGCGAGGCTGGCCGACGCCCTGAGGACGGAGGAGCGGCCGGCGGGCGACAAGGCGGAACCCTGA
- a CDS encoding carbon-nitrogen hydrolase family protein, translating to MTGSPPAASLTVACVQVNAGPDIEPNLTAVGDLILRAREAGADFITTPENVSMMVLGRSRVLRRARPEGDHPAVPFFRDMARRTGAWLLAGSLAVKLDEERVANRSLLFSPEGEIAGRYDKIHMFDVDLARGESYRESATFRPGDRAVLAATPWGGVGMTVCYDLRFAYLYRMLAHAGASILTVPSAFTVPTGRAHWHVLLRARAIETGCFVVAPAQCGTHDGGRTTYGHSLIVSPWGEILADGGEEPGVVTARLDLEEVAKARAQVPSLKHDRTVEPPEAVT from the coding sequence ATGACCGGCTCCCCTCCCGCCGCGTCGCTCACCGTCGCCTGCGTCCAGGTCAATGCCGGGCCGGACATCGAGCCGAACCTGACCGCGGTCGGGGACCTCATCCTGCGCGCGCGCGAGGCCGGGGCCGATTTCATCACGACGCCGGAGAATGTCAGCATGATGGTGCTGGGCCGCAGCCGCGTCCTGCGGCGGGCCCGGCCGGAAGGCGACCATCCGGCGGTCCCCTTCTTCCGCGACATGGCCAGGCGGACCGGGGCATGGCTGCTGGCCGGCTCCCTGGCGGTCAAGCTCGACGAGGAGCGGGTCGCCAACCGCAGCCTGCTGTTCTCGCCCGAGGGCGAGATCGCGGGGCGCTACGACAAGATCCACATGTTCGACGTGGACTTGGCGCGGGGGGAGAGCTACCGCGAGTCGGCGACGTTCCGGCCCGGCGACCGGGCGGTGCTCGCCGCGACGCCCTGGGGCGGGGTCGGCATGACGGTCTGCTACGACCTGCGCTTCGCCTACCTGTACCGCATGCTGGCCCATGCCGGCGCGTCGATCCTGACCGTTCCGTCCGCCTTCACGGTGCCGACCGGCCGGGCGCACTGGCACGTCCTGCTGCGCGCCCGGGCGATCGAGACCGGCTGCTTCGTCGTGGCTCCGGCCCAGTGCGGCACCCATGACGGCGGCCGCACCACCTACGGCCATTCGCTGATCGTCAGCCCGTGGGGCGAGATCCTGGCCGACGGCGGCGAGGAGCCGGGCGTCGTCACCGCCCGCCTCGACCTGGAGGAGGTCGCCAAGGCCCGCGCCCAGGTGCCGTCGCTGAAGCACGACCGGACCGTCGAGCCGCCCGAAGCGGTGACTTGA
- a CDS encoding class I SAM-dependent methyltransferase has protein sequence MDHTESPTPFSPPPSRWVVRFAPLVRQGGPVLDVACGSGRHTRLFAGLGHPVTAVDRTLAGVADLANGSSPELIEADLEDGSPWPLPADRRFAAVVVTNYLHRPLFPRLLDSLEPGGVLIYETFARGNERFGKPSSPDFLLAPGELLDRVGHQLQVVAFEQGEIDFPRRAVVQRLCAVADPHPRPIPPHRPEE, from the coding sequence ATGGACCACACTGAATCCCCCACGCCCTTTTCCCCGCCCCCGTCCCGGTGGGTGGTCCGTTTCGCGCCGCTGGTGCGCCAGGGCGGCCCGGTGCTCGACGTGGCCTGCGGGTCCGGCCGGCACACGCGCCTGTTCGCCGGGCTGGGACACCCGGTCACCGCGGTCGACCGGACCCTGGCGGGCGTCGCCGATCTGGCCAACGGCTCCTCCCCGGAACTGATCGAGGCCGACCTGGAGGACGGAAGCCCCTGGCCCTTGCCGGCGGACAGGCGCTTCGCCGCCGTGGTCGTCACCAACTACCTTCACCGCCCCCTGTTTCCCAGGCTGCTGGACTCGCTGGAACCCGGCGGCGTGCTGATCTACGAGACGTTCGCGCGGGGCAACGAGCGGTTCGGCAAACCTTCCTCTCCGGACTTCCTGCTGGCTCCCGGCGAGCTCCTCGACCGCGTCGGACACCAACTCCAGGTGGTAGCCTTCGAACAGGGCGAGATCGATTTCCCGAGGCGGGCGGTCGTCCAGCGCCTCTGCGCCGTGGCCGATCCCCATCCCCGGCCGATCCCGCCGCATCGTCCGGAGGAGTGA
- a CDS encoding response regulator — MPDTDAVTQEQPRSHVLVADDEAIAAMALERFLTRKGYRVTTACDGREALAIHRQDPADIVVTDMRMPRGGGHELIGNLRSTDDLLPIVVMTGYMSPNEEEAIPAGDRLVVMQKPIEVERLLEIIRSFTG; from the coding sequence ATGCCTGACACCGATGCCGTGACGCAAGAGCAGCCCAGGAGCCACGTCCTGGTCGCGGACGACGAGGCGATCGCTGCCATGGCGCTCGAGCGGTTCCTGACCCGCAAGGGCTACCGCGTCACCACCGCCTGCGACGGCAGGGAGGCGCTGGCGATCCACCGGCAGGACCCGGCCGACATCGTGGTGACCGACATGCGGATGCCGCGCGGCGGCGGGCACGAGCTGATCGGCAACCTGCGATCGACCGACGACCTCCTCCCGATCGTCGTGATGACCGGCTACATGTCGCCGAACGAGGAGGAGGCCATTCCCGCCGGCGACAGGCTGGTGGTGATGCAGAAACCGATCGAGGTCGAACGGCTCCTGGAGATCATCCGGAGCTTCACGGGCTGA
- a CDS encoding ComF family protein, whose amino-acid sequence MDWPLTASLTTLARAALDAVLPPRCLSCAESVDRQGTLCMRCWGALTFLAPPWCSCCGEPFEGVVDPGPAETQRAETLLCARCVASPPPFGRARSALRYDDGSRGMILGFKHADQTYAAVAFGGWLARSGAELLAPDAVLAPVPLHRWKLFARRYNQAALLARDVGRRSGVAVLPGLLVRHRRTTPQGGHSRTGRQRNVRGAFRVRPSLAERIRGRPVVLVDDVLTTGATVSECARVLLRAGAARVDVLTLARVIRSGV is encoded by the coding sequence ATGGACTGGCCGCTGACCGCCTCCCTGACGACCCTGGCGCGCGCGGCGCTCGACGCGGTGCTGCCGCCGCGCTGCCTGTCCTGCGCCGAGTCGGTCGACCGGCAGGGGACGCTGTGCATGCGCTGCTGGGGTGCCCTGACTTTCCTGGCGCCGCCCTGGTGCTCGTGCTGCGGCGAGCCGTTCGAGGGCGTGGTCGATCCCGGCCCGGCCGAGACGCAACGGGCCGAGACGCTGCTGTGCGCCCGCTGCGTCGCCAGCCCGCCGCCGTTCGGCAGGGCCCGGTCGGCGCTCCGCTACGACGACGGCAGCCGCGGCATGATCCTGGGCTTCAAGCATGCCGACCAGACCTATGCCGCCGTCGCCTTCGGCGGCTGGCTCGCCCGGTCCGGGGCGGAACTGCTGGCGCCCGACGCCGTCCTGGCGCCGGTGCCGCTCCACCGGTGGAAACTGTTCGCCCGGCGCTACAACCAGGCGGCGCTGCTCGCCAGGGATGTCGGCCGGCGCTCCGGCGTCGCCGTGTTGCCCGGCCTGCTGGTCCGCCACCGCCGGACCACGCCGCAAGGCGGCCATTCCCGGACCGGCAGGCAGCGGAACGTCCGCGGCGCCTTCCGGGTGCGGCCAAGCCTGGCGGAGCGCATCCGCGGGCGGCCGGTCGTGCTGGTCGACGACGTTCTGACGACGGGGGCCACGGTCTCCGAATGCGCCCGCGTCCTGCTGCGCGCGGGTGCCGCCAGGGTCGACGTCCTCACGCTCGCGCGCGTCATACGGTCCGGCGTCTAG
- a CDS encoding NUDIX hydrolase → MTSDPKPSGPTVRIIPEGDDRHRLVCPDCGFINYENPKIVVGSVAAWEDRILLCRRAIEPSKGLWTLPAGYMELNETTAEGATREAWEEARARIEIDCLLAVYEIPRISQVQLIYRARLRSPDVAAGPESLEVGLFRWDEIPWDLIAFPTVRWALDEFNSRRREHEFSPATNPEPEPPPPTGL, encoded by the coding sequence ATGACTTCCGATCCAAAGCCGAGCGGGCCGACAGTCCGCATCATCCCCGAGGGCGACGACCGTCACCGCCTCGTATGCCCCGATTGCGGCTTCATCAATTACGAGAACCCGAAGATCGTGGTGGGTTCGGTGGCCGCGTGGGAGGACCGCATCCTGCTGTGCCGCCGGGCGATCGAGCCGAGCAAGGGGCTGTGGACCCTGCCGGCCGGCTACATGGAACTGAACGAGACGACCGCCGAGGGGGCGACCCGCGAAGCCTGGGAGGAGGCGCGGGCAAGGATCGAGATCGATTGCCTGCTCGCCGTGTACGAAATCCCGCGCATCAGCCAGGTCCAGCTCATCTACCGCGCGCGGCTCCGGTCGCCGGACGTGGCGGCGGGACCTGAGAGCCTGGAGGTGGGGCTTTTCAGGTGGGACGAGATCCCGTGGGACCTGATCGCCTTCCCGACCGTGCGCTGGGCCCTGGACGAGTTCAACAGCCGGCGCCGCGAGCACGAGTTCAGTCCGGCGACCAACCCGGAACCGGAACCGCCGCCGCCCACGGGCCTGTAG